CTTGCTTTGGATTTCTAGCGGAATCCCCAAACCATTATCTTGAATTCGCACTTGCACTTGATGGGAATTCAGCAGCTCTGTCTGAATCTTAATTTCCTTGTTAGGCTTCTCCGAGTCTTCTAGCAATGCATCCATCGCATTGTTCAGAATATTCATGAATACTTGATTTAGCTGAGCGGGATAGCACTCCACCAAAGGTAAATCCTGATATTCCTTGATGATGGTAATGCCTTGCTTAATCCGATGATTCAAAATCAATAACGTGCTGTCAATGCCTTCGTGTAAGTTGACTGGCTTCATTTCAGCTTGATCCAGCCGTGAGAAATTACGTAATGACAGCACAATCTGTCGAATGCGATCGGTTCCTATTTTCATTGAAGACAATGTTTTGGGCAGATCGTCAGCAACAAAATTTAGGTCAATAGTTTCAATATAATTTTGAATCTTTGGGCTTGGCTCAGGGTACTCTTCCTGATAAAGATTAACTAGGTCTAATAGTTCTTGAATATAGCTTTCAATATGTTTGAGATTGCCGTAAATAAAATTAACAGGATTATTGATTTCGTGCGCTACCCCCGCCACCATCTGACCCAAACTCGACATCTTCTCGGTTTGGATTAGTTGAGATTGAGTTTTACGTAACTCTTGCAAAGTTTGCTCTAATTTTTGGGCTTGTGCTTGGGCAGTGAGAGCAGCCGTTTGAGCTTGATGATTTAGATAAGCTCTGGAGTGATATCTCAGGCGAGCCACAAGTTCAATTTTGTCAGGCAACTTCACCAAGTAATCGTTAATCCCCAAGGCAAAGGCTTCTGCTTTCACCTTCGGCTCATCTTTAGTTGAAAGCACAATGAGCGGAATATTAAGGGTAATGGGATTAGAGCGAAAATGTCGCACTAACATTAACCCGTCAATGTTAGGCATGACCAAGTCTTGCAAAATTACCGTAGGAGCAATTTCCTTAGCCAATTGAATCGCTTGCCCAGGATCATTGCAGTAATGAAAGACAATATCTGGCTCAGAAGCCAGCATACGTCGAATGGCTTCCCCGATAATAATTTGATCATCAATTAGTAGAACTACAATCTGAGGAGCTATGGCAAGCGATGCTGGTTCGCTCAAGCATTCTAGATGGTCAGTAGCAATTTCTTGTGACATTGAGATCATAAGCCAGGTTGATGAGATGATTGGGGCTTAATGCATGAATCTGTGTAAATATAAAGGCTTGAAGTGAAGGATTGAAGGATCTAAGTTTTAGAATGAATTTGACAATGTGTTGAATCGTTTAAATGACTAAATCTTAGGATTTAACCACTTCCAATCTATTAGAAGATGGCATTTGAGTTCACTCTGGCGGTAGCAAGGTTGGCGGCAAAGAATTAGTTTGTTATCAATGCTAAGTAGTGAAAATATAATTTGATAGTTTAGCCTATACGCTATAGTTCC
This region of Trichocoleus desertorum NBK24 genomic DNA includes:
- a CDS encoding ATP-binding protein; amino-acid sequence: MSQEIATDHLECLSEPASLAIAPQIVVLLIDDQIIIGEAIRRMLASEPDIVFHYCNDPGQAIQLAKEIAPTVILQDLVMPNIDGLMLVRHFRSNPITLNIPLIVLSTKDEPKVKAEAFALGINDYLVKLPDKIELVARLRYHSRAYLNHQAQTAALTAQAQAQKLEQTLQELRKTQSQLIQTEKMSSLGQMVAGVAHEINNPVNFIYGNLKHIESYIQELLDLVNLYQEEYPEPSPKIQNYIETIDLNFVADDLPKTLSSMKIGTDRIRQIVLSLRNFSRLDQAEMKPVNLHEGIDSTLLILNHRIKQGITIIKEYQDLPLVECYPAQLNQVFMNILNNAMDALLEDSEKPNKEIKIQTELLNSHQVQVRIQDNGLGIPLEIQSKLFDPFFTTKPVGQGTGLGLSICYQIIEKHQGEIEVGCTPDGGAEFIIRLPLHHFS